One Malaclemys terrapin pileata isolate rMalTer1 chromosome 21, rMalTer1.hap1, whole genome shotgun sequence DNA window includes the following coding sequences:
- the LOC128827388 gene encoding mucin-1-like, translating to MEASLATCILAALLAMGACLQCEVCDGPGTSCTGNLQTCLDGQDSCGVALTEMTWVGMNTQTVLKGCVASSQCRSGPVSVNFGNGMEIRTRFTCCVGDACRTTTVTGHPSWTGSAAPGTTDAPPGPGVPNVTDAPPGPWAPNVTDTPLGPGAPSTTDVPPGPWVPNVTDAPPGPWAPNMTDTPLGPGAPSTTDVPPGPWAPNMTDVPPGPWASNMTDVPPGPRDPNATDVPPGPGAPNTTDVPLGSGAPNVTDAPLGSGAPNATDVPLGPWASNMTDAPPGPVASNATNAPSGPGAPNATVAPPGPGAPNVTDAPPGPGAPNATGVPLETVASNAPSVAPAATTSRTAGMTSTTTTSGAAGVAPGPAGFLLAAFAGLFLMTLRS from the exons GGGCCTGTCTGCAGTGTGAGGTTTGCGACGGACCAGGAACCAGCTGCACGGGCAACCTACAGACCTGCCTTGATGGGCAAGACTCCTGTGGTGTCGCTCTGACAGAAATGACATGGG TGGGAATGAATACCCAAACCGTTCTCAAGGGCTGTGTGGCATCCAGCCAATGTAGATCCGGCCCCGTCTCTGTGAATTTCGGGAATGGAATGGAAATAAGGACACGCTTCACTTGCTGCGTGGGAGACGCCTGTAGAACAACCACAGTTACAG gtCACCCCTCCTGGACAGGCTCTGCGGCCCCTGGCACAACGGATGCGCCTCCGGGACCCGGGGTCCCCAACGTGACAGACGCGCCTCCGGGACCCTGGGCCCCCAACGTTACGGACACGCCTCTGGGACCCGGGGCCCCCAGTACAACGGACGTGCCTCCGGGACCCTGGGTCCCCAATGTGACGGACGCGCCTCCGGGACCCTGGGCCCCCAACATGACGGACACGCCTCTGGGACCCGGGGCCCCCAGTACAACGGACGTGCCTCCGGGACCCTGGGCCCCCAACATGACGGACGTGCCTCCGGGACCTTGGGCCTCCAACATGACGGACGTGCCACCGGGACCCCGGGACCCCAACGCGACAGACGTGCCTCCGGGACCCGGGGCCCCCAACACGACGGACGTGCCTCTGGGATCCGGGGCCCCCAACGTGACGGACGCGCCTCTGGGATCCGGGGCCCCCAATGCGACGGACGTGCCTCTGGGACCTTGGGCCTCCAACATGACGGATGCGCCTCCGGGACCCGTGGCCTCCAATGCGACGAACGCGCCTTCGGGACCCGGGGCCCCCAACGCCACGGTGGCACCTCCGGGACCTGGGGCCCCCAACGTGACAGATGCGCCTCCAGGACCCGGGGCCCCCAACGCGACAGGCGTGCCTCTGGAAACCGTGGCCTCCAATGCTCCGAGCGTGGCTCCAGCAGCCACGACCTCCCGTACAGCGGGCATGACTTCAACAACCACAACCTCCGGCGCTGCGGGCGTGGCTCCAGGACCAGCCGGGTTTCTCCTTGCAGCCTTTGCTGGCCTCTTCCTGATGACACTTCGCTCTTAA